From a region of the Microbacterium sp. nov. GSS16 genome:
- a CDS encoding Lhr family ATP-dependent helicase: MPDVLDRFTPATQDWFRGAFDAPTPAQAGAWDAISAGRNALVVAPTGSGKTLSAFLWAIDSVFRERTADSAATADAKERAARTRVLYISPLKALGVDVERNLRSPLIGIGQSARRLGVAAPDITVGVRSGDTTSSDRRKLVSDPPDILITTPESLYLMLTSRAGETLQNVHTVIIDEVHAVAATKRGAHLAVSLERLDALRTARGAEKPAQRIGLSATVRPIDEVARFLGGSAPVDIIAPRAMKTFELGVVVPIDDMRNPPPPPGASASAGEPAEYTEVTGSVWPHVEEAIVDKVLENRSTIVFANSRRLAERLTGRLNEIYAERIGVAVAEPAGPPAARAHGAEAPGGAHAPAGGANGAAQAGATAGADPVLAKAHHGSVSKEQRAIVEDELKSGVLRCVVATSSLELGIDMGAVDMVIQVEAPPSAASGLQRVGRAGHQVGEISRASLFPKHRGDVLHTAIVTERMLAGQIEAIAVPRNPLDILAQQTVAACALDSISVEEWFETVRRSAPFQTLPRSAYEATLDLLAGKYPSDEFAELRPRVVWDRDAGTLTGRPGAQRIAVTSGGTIPDRGLFGVFVAGETSGARVGELDEEMVYESRVGDVFTLGTTSWRIAEITHDRVNVLPAYGQPGKVPFWHGDGIGRPFELGEALGRFSREVSTATPAKAQQRLIDAGLDERARDNLMGYLTEQREATGTLPTDRTLTVERGRDEVGDWRLILHSPYGMKVHAPWALALNARIRERLGVEGSAVASDDGIIVRIPDADAQPPGADLFVFDADELEQIVTAEVGGSALFASRFRECAARALLMPRMNPNKRTPLWQQRQRSAQLLEVARRHPTFPVILETLREVLQDVYDLPSLRRLITDIAERRIRLVETEPGQPSPYARDLLFGYVGAFMYEGDSPLAERRAAALAVDPALLGELLGTVEMRELLDPDVIAQFEREAQRLDPQRRVRGVEGVADLLRMLGPLDAEEVALRLDSTSTSSAADEAARTDTGADPAAVPGADAAVEATREPGAATADQAAALLAELVTARRAIAVTIAGRSRFTVIEDAGRLRDALGVALPTGIPVAFLEPVADPLGDLVSRHARTHGPFTTEDVAARFGIGAAVARHTLQRLESAGRLTSGFFLPAASAAADGSKEWCDAEVLRRLRMRSLAAIRGSVEPVSPQAYARFLPDWQHLTRPTEGVDGVLSVIEQFAGVPIPASAWESLVLPGRVRDYSPALLDELTAAGEVVWAGHGSLPGRDGWVSLHPADLAPFTLPVPEEAPAAGSLEEKVLDALQLSGASFAGALKTMTGADNQQSVLEALWSLAWQGHITNDTFAPVRALIAGGSQAHKTARRAPRTRTYRGISLARPTAQPSAAGAGGRWAVLPETDPDAARRATVTAGLLLDRYGVVTRGAVQAEGVPGGFAQVYRVLAGFEEAGHCRRGYVIEKLGAAQFAASTTVDRLRTFAGLADPPPLNAVTLAATDPANPYGAALGWPRLEAVSHRPGRKAGGLVVLVDGELVLYLERGGRTVLAFDDDPEVLKAAAADLVATSRARRLETLTVEKINGEGVYGTPFAFALQEAGFVATPRGYALRKTV, from the coding sequence GTGCCGGACGTGCTCGACAGGTTCACCCCCGCCACCCAGGATTGGTTCCGTGGGGCGTTCGACGCGCCCACGCCCGCGCAGGCGGGCGCGTGGGACGCGATCTCCGCCGGGCGCAACGCCCTCGTCGTTGCGCCGACCGGGTCGGGCAAGACGCTGTCGGCGTTTCTCTGGGCGATCGACAGCGTGTTCCGCGAGCGGACGGCCGATTCGGCGGCGACAGCGGATGCCAAGGAGCGCGCTGCGCGCACGCGCGTGCTCTACATCTCTCCCCTGAAGGCTCTGGGCGTCGACGTCGAGCGCAACCTGCGCTCGCCCCTGATCGGGATCGGGCAGTCGGCGCGGCGCCTCGGCGTCGCGGCACCGGATATCACCGTCGGCGTGCGCTCGGGTGACACCACCTCGAGCGACCGGCGAAAGCTCGTCAGCGACCCGCCCGACATCCTCATCACGACGCCCGAATCGCTGTACCTCATGCTCACCAGCCGAGCCGGTGAGACGCTGCAGAACGTGCACACCGTGATCATCGACGAGGTGCACGCGGTCGCCGCCACCAAGCGCGGCGCGCATCTGGCGGTCAGCCTCGAGCGGCTCGACGCGCTGCGCACTGCACGGGGAGCCGAGAAGCCCGCTCAGCGGATCGGTCTGTCGGCGACCGTGCGCCCCATCGATGAGGTGGCGCGGTTCCTGGGCGGATCGGCGCCGGTCGACATCATCGCCCCGCGCGCGATGAAGACATTCGAGCTCGGCGTGGTCGTGCCCATCGACGACATGCGCAACCCTCCTCCGCCGCCCGGGGCATCGGCTTCGGCTGGTGAACCGGCCGAGTACACCGAGGTCACCGGATCGGTGTGGCCGCACGTCGAGGAGGCGATCGTCGATAAGGTGCTCGAGAACCGCTCGACCATCGTGTTCGCCAACTCCCGGCGACTCGCCGAGCGGCTCACCGGTCGGCTGAACGAGATCTACGCCGAGCGCATCGGGGTGGCCGTTGCCGAACCGGCGGGACCGCCGGCCGCCAGGGCCCACGGAGCAGAGGCTCCGGGCGGCGCGCATGCGCCGGCCGGAGGGGCGAACGGGGCGGCGCAGGCGGGCGCCACCGCCGGCGCCGATCCGGTGCTCGCCAAGGCCCACCACGGGTCGGTGTCGAAGGAGCAGCGGGCGATCGTCGAAGACGAGCTGAAGTCGGGCGTGCTGCGCTGTGTGGTGGCGACGAGCAGTCTCGAGCTCGGCATCGACATGGGCGCGGTCGACATGGTCATCCAGGTCGAGGCGCCGCCGTCGGCGGCATCCGGCCTGCAGCGCGTCGGACGCGCGGGCCACCAGGTGGGCGAGATCAGCCGGGCGTCCCTGTTCCCCAAGCACCGCGGCGACGTGCTGCACACCGCGATCGTCACCGAGCGGATGCTGGCGGGACAGATCGAGGCGATCGCCGTGCCGCGCAACCCGCTCGACATCCTCGCGCAGCAGACCGTCGCCGCATGCGCGCTCGATTCGATCTCGGTCGAGGAATGGTTCGAGACCGTGCGGCGCAGCGCGCCGTTCCAGACGCTGCCGCGTTCGGCATACGAGGCGACACTCGATCTGCTCGCCGGCAAGTACCCGTCGGACGAGTTCGCCGAGCTGCGCCCGCGCGTGGTGTGGGATCGGGATGCCGGAACCCTGACCGGCCGGCCGGGAGCGCAGCGCATCGCGGTCACCAGCGGCGGCACCATCCCCGACCGCGGGCTGTTCGGCGTGTTCGTCGCGGGCGAGACCAGCGGTGCGCGCGTCGGCGAGCTCGACGAGGAGATGGTCTACGAATCACGGGTAGGCGACGTCTTCACCCTCGGCACCACCAGCTGGCGCATCGCCGAGATCACCCACGACCGGGTCAACGTGCTGCCGGCGTACGGGCAGCCCGGCAAGGTGCCGTTCTGGCACGGCGACGGCATCGGCCGTCCGTTCGAGCTCGGTGAGGCCCTCGGGCGGTTCTCGCGCGAGGTCTCGACGGCGACTCCCGCCAAAGCCCAGCAGCGACTGATCGACGCGGGCCTCGACGAGCGCGCGCGCGACAATCTCATGGGGTACCTGACCGAGCAGCGCGAGGCCACGGGAACCCTGCCGACCGACCGCACGCTGACCGTCGAGCGGGGTCGCGACGAGGTCGGCGACTGGCGGCTCATCCTGCATTCCCCCTACGGCATGAAGGTGCACGCGCCGTGGGCTCTCGCGCTGAACGCTCGGATCCGCGAGCGGCTCGGCGTCGAAGGCTCGGCGGTGGCGAGCGACGACGGCATCATCGTCCGCATCCCGGATGCCGACGCGCAGCCGCCCGGAGCTGACCTGTTCGTCTTCGACGCCGACGAGCTCGAGCAGATCGTCACCGCCGAGGTGGGCGGATCGGCGCTGTTCGCCTCGCGATTCCGCGAGTGCGCGGCCCGTGCCCTGCTGATGCCGCGGATGAACCCCAACAAGCGCACGCCGCTGTGGCAGCAGCGGCAGCGCTCGGCGCAGCTGCTCGAGGTCGCGAGGCGCCATCCGACTTTCCCGGTGATCCTCGAGACCCTGCGCGAGGTGCTGCAGGACGTCTACGACCTGCCATCGCTGCGCCGGCTCATCACCGACATCGCCGAGCGCCGCATCCGTCTCGTCGAGACCGAGCCCGGCCAGCCCTCCCCCTACGCGCGCGACCTGCTGTTCGGCTACGTCGGCGCGTTCATGTACGAGGGCGACTCGCCCCTCGCCGAGCGGCGGGCCGCGGCCCTCGCCGTCGACCCTGCCCTGCTCGGGGAGCTGCTCGGCACGGTCGAGATGCGCGAGCTGCTCGACCCCGACGTGATCGCGCAGTTCGAGCGCGAGGCGCAGCGACTCGATCCGCAGCGCCGGGTGCGGGGGGTGGAAGGCGTCGCGGACCTGCTGCGGATGCTCGGCCCGCTGGACGCGGAAGAGGTGGCTCTGCGGCTCGACAGCACGTCGACGAGCTCTGCCGCCGACGAGGCGGCCCGGACCGACACGGGTGCGGATCCCGCGGCTGTCCCGGGGGCGGATGCCGCGGTTGAAGCGACCAGGGAGCCCGGTGCGGCGACCGCGGACCAAGCCGCCGCACTGCTCGCCGAGCTCGTCACCGCTCGCCGCGCCATCGCGGTCACGATCGCGGGCCGCTCCCGGTTCACGGTGATCGAAGACGCGGGCCGGCTGCGCGATGCGCTCGGCGTCGCGCTGCCCACGGGCATCCCGGTGGCCTTCCTCGAGCCTGTCGCTGATCCACTCGGCGATCTCGTGTCGCGACACGCGCGCACGCACGGCCCATTCACGACCGAAGACGTCGCAGCCCGGTTCGGCATCGGCGCGGCTGTCGCCAGGCACACGCTCCAGCGGCTGGAGTCGGCGGGCCGGCTCACCAGCGGGTTCTTCCTGCCCGCCGCATCCGCCGCCGCCGACGGATCGAAGGAATGGTGCGACGCCGAGGTGCTGCGCCGTCTGCGGATGCGCTCGCTCGCCGCGATCCGCGGCAGTGTGGAGCCGGTCAGCCCGCAGGCGTACGCGCGTTTCCTGCCCGACTGGCAGCACCTGACGCGGCCGACCGAAGGCGTCGATGGCGTGCTCAGCGTGATCGAGCAGTTCGCCGGCGTGCCGATCCCCGCCAGCGCCTGGGAGTCGCTCGTTCTGCCCGGCCGGGTGCGCGACTACTCCCCTGCCCTCCTCGACGAGCTCACCGCCGCCGGCGAGGTGGTCTGGGCGGGCCACGGGTCGCTGCCGGGTCGCGATGGGTGGGTGTCGCTGCATCCCGCCGATCTCGCGCCCTTCACCCTTCCCGTACCCGAGGAGGCACCGGCGGCAGGCTCCCTCGAAGAGAAGGTGCTCGATGCGCTGCAACTCAGCGGCGCCTCGTTCGCCGGCGCGCTGAAGACCATGACCGGCGCCGATAACCAGCAGTCCGTGCTCGAGGCCCTCTGGTCGCTGGCCTGGCAGGGGCACATCACCAACGACACCTTCGCGCCCGTCCGCGCGCTCATCGCCGGAGGGTCGCAGGCGCACAAGACCGCGCGCCGGGCGCCCCGCACGCGCACCTACCGCGGCATCTCGCTCGCACGACCGACCGCACAGCCGTCCGCCGCGGGCGCGGGTGGCCGGTGGGCGGTGCTGCCCGAGACCGATCCGGATGCCGCGCGCCGCGCCACGGTGACCGCAGGGCTGCTGCTCGACCGCTACGGCGTCGTCACCCGGGGCGCCGTGCAGGCGGAGGGCGTGCCGGGCGGCTTCGCACAGGTGTACCGCGTGCTCGCCGGCTTCGAAGAGGCCGGGCACTGCCGGCGCGGCTATGTGATCGAGAAGCTCGGAGCCGCCCAGTTCGCGGCATCCACGACGGTCGACCGACTGCGCACCTTCGCCGGACTCGCCGATCCGCCTCCACTGAACGCCGTGACGCTCGCGGCGACCGACCCCGCCAACCCCTACGGCGCCGCTCTCGGCTGGCCGCGGCTGGAGGCGGTGTCGCATCGTCCCGGTCGGAAGGCCGGCGGGCTGGTCGTGCTCGTCGACGGCGAGCTCGTGCTCTATCTCGAACGCGGCGGCCGCACGGTGCTCGCCTTCGATGACGACCCCGAGGTGCTGAAGGCCGCCGCCGCCGACCTCGTCGCCACGTCCAGGGCGCGCCGGCTCGAGACCCTCACCGTCGAGAAGATCAACGGCGAGGGCGTGTACGGCACCCCGTTCGCATTCGCCCTGCAGGAGGCGGGCTTCGTGGCGACCCCGCGCGGCTACGCCCTGCGCAAGACCGTCTGA
- a CDS encoding ABC-F family ATP-binding cassette domain-containing protein: MSSPRTFTSAVVTLDRVSFTWPDGSIALDAVSGSFGSDRTGLVGRNGAGKSTLLRLIAGELTPTSGQILRSDQVAHLPQRLTLETDRRVADLLGIAAPLDAVRAITAGNVDPVHFDAVGDDWDIEARAEVSLAEAGLDPSFLDRTVGELSGGEAVLAAVAGIRLRRAPITLLDEPTNNLDREARQRLADMVRTWKGALIVVSHDVSLLELMDDTAEIYGSELSVFGGPYSQWRAWLDAEQGAARQAERDAAQAYRKEKRQRIEAEAKLATRAQMGRKAFDEKRVPKIIANGRKMAAQVSAGRLRTEVRGKEDAAHQALDAAGRRVRDDDTMRIDLPDPELSASRRIATIGDGERSWIVQGPERVALVGRNGVGKTTLLRRLVASAADSSGDRDGSGQDSAVPGQIRPILRSSDAHTDRIGYLSQRIDGLDEQASVVQNIAAVAPHVPDRELRNRLARFLIRGATMDRAVGALSGGERFRVALAKLLLADPAPHLVVLDEPTNNLDLDTVDQLVEALRAYRGAVLVVSHDDAFLARLKLDLTLELDAEGRLVELG, from the coding sequence ATGTCATCACCGAGAACCTTCACCTCCGCCGTCGTCACGCTTGACCGGGTCTCCTTCACCTGGCCCGACGGCTCCATCGCGCTCGACGCCGTCAGTGGCTCGTTCGGATCGGATCGCACCGGGCTCGTCGGGCGCAACGGCGCCGGCAAGTCGACGCTGCTGCGCCTGATCGCGGGCGAGCTGACGCCGACATCCGGGCAGATCCTGCGCTCCGACCAGGTCGCCCACCTGCCGCAGCGTCTCACCCTCGAGACCGATCGACGGGTGGCCGACCTGCTCGGCATCGCCGCTCCGCTCGACGCGGTGCGCGCGATCACCGCGGGAAACGTCGATCCGGTGCACTTCGACGCCGTCGGCGACGACTGGGACATCGAGGCGCGCGCCGAGGTGTCCCTCGCAGAAGCCGGCCTCGACCCGTCGTTCCTCGACCGCACGGTCGGCGAGCTGTCGGGCGGGGAAGCCGTGCTCGCCGCCGTCGCAGGCATCCGGCTGCGACGAGCGCCGATCACGCTGCTCGACGAGCCGACGAACAATCTCGACCGCGAGGCGCGGCAGCGGCTCGCCGACATGGTGCGCACATGGAAGGGCGCGCTCATCGTGGTCAGCCACGACGTGTCGCTGCTCGAGCTCATGGACGACACCGCCGAGATCTACGGCAGCGAGCTGAGCGTGTTCGGCGGACCGTACTCGCAGTGGCGAGCGTGGCTGGATGCCGAGCAGGGCGCGGCTCGCCAGGCCGAGCGCGACGCGGCGCAGGCATACCGGAAGGAGAAGCGGCAGCGCATCGAGGCCGAGGCGAAGCTCGCTACCCGTGCGCAGATGGGCCGCAAGGCGTTCGATGAGAAGCGCGTGCCGAAGATCATCGCGAACGGCCGCAAGATGGCAGCCCAGGTGTCGGCCGGCAGGCTGCGCACCGAGGTGCGCGGCAAGGAGGACGCCGCGCACCAGGCCCTCGACGCCGCCGGACGCCGGGTGCGCGACGACGACACCATGAGGATCGACCTTCCCGATCCCGAGCTGTCGGCATCGCGGCGCATCGCCACCATCGGCGACGGGGAGCGGTCGTGGATCGTGCAGGGGCCGGAGCGAGTGGCCCTGGTCGGACGCAACGGGGTCGGCAAGACCACGCTGCTGCGCCGGCTGGTGGCATCCGCAGCTGACAGCTCCGGAGATCGGGACGGATCTGGCCAGGACTCAGCTGTTCCGGGGCAGATCCGGCCGATTCTCCGGAGTTCTGACGCGCACACCGACCGCATCGGCTACCTCTCGCAGCGGATCGACGGGCTCGACGAGCAGGCATCGGTGGTGCAGAACATCGCGGCGGTCGCACCGCACGTGCCGGACAGGGAGCTGCGGAACCGGCTGGCGCGGTTCCTGATCCGAGGGGCGACCATGGACCGGGCTGTCGGCGCGCTCTCAGGCGGCGAGAGGTTCCGTGTCGCGCTGGCGAAGCTGCTGCTCGCCGATCCAGCGCCGCACCTGGTGGTGCTCGATGAGCCGACGAACAACCTCGATCTCGACACGGTCGATCAGCTGGTCGAGGCGCTGCGCGCCTACCGCGGAGCCGTGCTGGTCGTGAGCCACGACGACGCGTTCCTCGCCCGGCTGAAGCTGGATCTCACCCTCGAGCTGGATGCCGAGGGTCGGCTGGTCGAGCTGGGCTGA
- a CDS encoding alpha/beta hydrolase, whose protein sequence is MTVSIDPSVTLWSPEPRGGKPLLVLLHGYGADERDLFGLIPYLPEGIAVAAVGAPLTPPWPMPGRSWYAIDSLTTRDAVGITTAAEALLAWLDEAAADVSSVALLGFSQGAAVSLQALRLQPSRIDAVVALSGYAAPGELPNDGVLQEQRPPVFWGRGTHDDVIPAGLVEHTAQWLPAHSELSGRVYQGLTHSISEQELADVRVFLSQWKDSVEKKTA, encoded by the coding sequence GTGACAGTCTCGATCGATCCGTCGGTGACCCTGTGGTCGCCCGAACCGCGCGGGGGCAAGCCTCTTCTCGTGCTGCTGCACGGCTACGGGGCCGACGAACGCGACCTGTTCGGGCTGATCCCCTATCTGCCCGAGGGCATCGCGGTCGCGGCCGTCGGCGCTCCGCTCACCCCGCCCTGGCCGATGCCTGGCCGCTCGTGGTACGCGATCGATTCGCTGACCACTCGGGATGCCGTGGGCATCACCACGGCGGCCGAGGCGTTGCTCGCATGGCTCGACGAGGCTGCGGCCGACGTGAGTTCGGTGGCGCTGCTCGGGTTCTCTCAGGGCGCGGCCGTCTCGCTGCAGGCCCTGCGCCTGCAGCCGTCGCGGATCGACGCGGTCGTGGCGTTGAGCGGGTACGCCGCCCCGGGCGAGCTGCCGAACGACGGCGTGCTGCAGGAGCAGCGTCCACCGGTGTTCTGGGGCCGCGGAACACATGACGATGTGATCCCCGCCGGCCTCGTCGAGCACACCGCCCAGTGGCTGCCGGCGCACTCCGAGCTCTCCGGACGCGTCTACCAGGGACTCACGCACTCCATCTCGGAGCAGGAGCTCGCCGACGTCCGCGTCTTCCTGTCGCAGTGGAAGGACTCGGTCGAGAAGAAGACCGCGTGA
- a CDS encoding NUDIX hydrolase family protein encodes MAVRTPDPGPEPDDDFGFDGARNVDANPGWLSDIELEEARRRLPMLYVEAIPVITDGSGQVTSIGVLLRSTPLGEITRTIVSGRVRYGETIRDALFRHVENDLGPMAFPLLPASPAPFAVAEYFPIPGVSAFHDDRQHAVSLAFVVPVTGTCEPRQDALEVTWFSPEEAASDALAADLEGGRGTLIRQALAHLGLLR; translated from the coding sequence ATGGCGGTGCGCACTCCTGATCCCGGCCCCGAGCCCGACGACGACTTCGGCTTCGACGGCGCGCGTAACGTCGACGCGAACCCGGGCTGGCTCTCCGACATCGAGCTCGAGGAGGCGCGTCGGCGCCTGCCGATGCTGTACGTCGAGGCGATCCCCGTCATCACCGACGGGTCGGGACAGGTCACCTCGATCGGCGTGCTGCTGCGCTCCACGCCGCTCGGTGAGATCACTCGCACCATCGTCTCCGGTCGGGTGCGGTACGGGGAGACCATCCGCGACGCGCTGTTCCGGCACGTCGAGAACGATCTCGGCCCGATGGCGTTCCCGTTGCTGCCCGCATCGCCTGCGCCCTTCGCCGTGGCCGAGTACTTCCCGATCCCGGGCGTGAGCGCCTTCCACGACGACCGCCAGCACGCCGTCTCGCTCGCCTTCGTGGTGCCGGTCACCGGCACGTGCGAACCGCGGCAGGATGCCCTCGAGGTGACCTGGTTCTCGCCTGAGGAAGCCGCCTCCGATGCGCTCGCGGCGGATCTGGAGGGCGGTCGCGGCACGCTGATCCGCCAGGCGCTCGCGCACCTCGGTCTGCTGCGCTGA
- a CDS encoding threonine aldolase family protein encodes MSTLHDTAVRGFASDNYSGIHPEVLAAIAAANEGHQIAYGEDQYTERLQEVFRSHFGERVQAFPVFNGTGANVTGLQAMLPRWGAVIAASTAHINVDEGGAPERIGGFKLLTVPTDDGKLTPELVDREAWGWGDEHRAQPLVVSITQSTELGTLYTVDEITALADHAHGRGMKLHLDGARISNAAAALDVPLGAFTTDAGVDVLSFGGTKNGAMLGEAIVVLNPDAADGLLYSRKFNMQLSSKMRFVSAQLIALLEGDLWLRNARHSNAMAQRLRTEVEQGIADGSINGVGFTQPTQSNGVFATLPDGVADRLREKFRFYDWDAARNEVRWMCSFDTQDSDVDAFVAELSRLTSA; translated from the coding sequence GTGAGCACTCTGCATGACACCGCCGTCCGCGGCTTCGCATCCGACAACTATTCCGGCATCCACCCCGAGGTGCTGGCCGCGATCGCCGCCGCCAACGAAGGCCACCAGATCGCCTACGGCGAAGACCAGTACACCGAGCGCCTGCAGGAGGTGTTCCGCTCGCACTTCGGCGAGAGGGTCCAGGCGTTCCCCGTCTTCAACGGCACCGGCGCGAACGTCACCGGCCTGCAGGCCATGCTGCCGCGCTGGGGCGCGGTGATCGCGGCATCCACCGCCCACATCAACGTCGACGAGGGTGGTGCCCCCGAGCGCATCGGAGGTTTCAAGCTGCTCACCGTCCCCACCGACGACGGCAAGCTCACCCCCGAGCTCGTCGACCGCGAGGCCTGGGGATGGGGCGATGAGCATCGGGCGCAGCCGCTGGTGGTCTCGATCACCCAGTCGACCGAGCTCGGCACGCTCTATACGGTCGACGAGATCACGGCTCTCGCCGACCACGCGCACGGTCGCGGCATGAAGCTGCACCTCGACGGCGCACGCATCTCGAACGCGGCGGCGGCCCTGGACGTGCCGCTCGGCGCCTTCACCACCGACGCCGGCGTCGACGTGCTCAGCTTCGGCGGCACGAAGAATGGGGCGATGCTCGGTGAGGCGATCGTGGTGCTGAATCCGGATGCCGCCGACGGCCTGCTGTACAGCCGCAAGTTCAACATGCAGCTGTCGTCGAAGATGCGCTTCGTGTCGGCGCAGCTGATCGCCCTGCTCGAGGGGGATCTGTGGCTGCGCAACGCCCGGCACTCGAACGCGATGGCCCAGCGTCTGCGCACCGAGGTCGAGCAGGGCATCGCCGACGGCAGCATCAACGGCGTCGGCTTCACGCAGCCCACGCAGTCGAACGGCGTGTTCGCGACGCTGCCCGACGGCGTCGCCGACCGCCTGCGCGAGAAGTTCCGCTTCTACGACTGGGATGCCGCGCGCAACGAGGTGCGCTGGATGTGCTCGTTCGACACCCAGGACTCCGACGTCGACGCGTTCGTCGCCGAGCTGTCGCGCCTGACCTCTGCCTGA
- a CDS encoding MFS transporter, with product MTSATKTRAFANVLVNTLIANVTTSFLWFALTFWVYIETQSVLATGVIGGAYMLLIAFFSMVFGTIVDRYRKHTVMLISSVVSAVAFGAAGVLYLWQPESALLDIGGPWFWAFALIILVGGVIEQLRSIALSTTVTLLIPEERHANANGLVGTVQGIAFLVTSVFSGLSIGFLGMGWTLIIAVAAMALTFVHLLFVRIPEEAPQRDPDAPSALDFHGSVKAIREAPGLFALIVFSTFNNLIGGVYMALMDPYGLTLFSAQMWGIALAFASTGFLVGGALVAKFGLGKRPVRTMLLVVVGMGVLGAVFMLREWWPLFVVGMWLYMMMVPPVEAAEQTVIQKVVPYARQGRVFGMAQAMEAAAAPVTAFLIAPLAEFLIIPFMRSEAGRMQWGWLLGEGEARGIALICLFAGLIMVVAASLAFFTRSYRRLTELYAGAPEPGDAEGAADRLSRA from the coding sequence GTGACCTCAGCAACGAAGACGAGGGCTTTCGCGAACGTGCTCGTGAACACGCTGATCGCCAACGTGACGACCAGCTTCCTGTGGTTCGCGCTCACGTTCTGGGTGTACATCGAGACGCAGTCGGTTCTGGCGACGGGCGTCATCGGCGGCGCGTACATGCTGCTCATCGCGTTCTTCTCGATGGTGTTCGGCACGATCGTCGATCGCTACCGCAAGCACACCGTGATGCTCATCTCGAGCGTCGTCTCAGCCGTCGCATTCGGCGCGGCGGGCGTGCTCTACCTCTGGCAGCCCGAATCGGCGCTGCTCGACATCGGCGGTCCGTGGTTCTGGGCGTTCGCGCTGATCATCCTCGTCGGCGGGGTCATCGAGCAGCTGCGCAGCATCGCGCTGTCGACGACGGTCACGCTGCTGATCCCGGAAGAGAGGCACGCGAACGCGAACGGCCTGGTCGGAACCGTGCAGGGCATCGCCTTCCTCGTCACCAGCGTGTTCTCGGGGCTGTCGATCGGCTTCCTCGGCATGGGGTGGACGCTGATCATCGCGGTCGCCGCGATGGCGCTCACCTTCGTGCACCTGCTGTTCGTCCGCATTCCCGAAGAGGCGCCGCAGCGCGACCCCGATGCGCCGAGCGCGCTGGACTTCCACGGCAGCGTGAAGGCGATCCGCGAGGCGCCGGGGCTATTCGCCCTGATCGTGTTCTCGACGTTCAACAACCTCATCGGCGGCGTCTACATGGCGCTGATGGACCCGTATGGGTTGACGCTCTTCTCGGCTCAGATGTGGGGGATCGCCCTTGCGTTCGCCTCGACCGGATTCCTCGTCGGCGGTGCGCTGGTCGCGAAGTTCGGGCTCGGCAAGCGCCCCGTGCGCACCATGCTGCTCGTCGTCGTAGGCATGGGCGTGCTCGGCGCCGTGTTCATGCTGCGCGAATGGTGGCCGCTGTTCGTCGTCGGCATGTGGCTGTACATGATGATGGTGCCGCCGGTCGAGGCGGCCGAGCAGACCGTGATCCAGAAGGTGGTGCCGTACGCCAGGCAGGGGCGGGTTTTCGGAATGGCGCAGGCGATGGAGGCCGCTGCAGCGCCGGTGACCGCCTTCCTCATCGCACCTCTGGCAGAGTTCCTGATAATCCCGTTCATGCGCAGCGAAGCCGGTCGGATGCAGTGGGGCTGGCTGCTGGGTGAGGGCGAGGCGCGCGGTATCGCCCTGATCTGCCTGTTCGCCGGTCTGATCATGGTCGTCGCGGCGTCACTGGCGTTCTTCACGCGCTCCTACCGCAGGCTCACCGAGCTGTACGCCGGGGCGCCCGAGCCTGGAGACGCCGAGGGCGCAGCGGACAGGCTCAGCCGAGCGTGA
- a CDS encoding SDR family NAD(P)-dependent oxidoreductase has translation MSIHRTVVLVGATSEAGLATATALIAAGARVIATGRSDERLAALRDAGAQTEIADATSFGEMTALAERLGPVDAVIPLVGGWRGGGGLAGQSDEDFDALLPALQAVRATSRAFDAAIKASDAGRFAIVSSTAVARPLAGGANYAAMKAASEAWTRAVAQGYAKAARDAGDDLRAASVVFRAEGALQADALSGAVVALWDRDAAALNDTVVTLG, from the coding sequence ATGAGCATCCACCGCACCGTCGTCCTCGTCGGCGCCACCAGCGAGGCGGGACTCGCCACCGCCACGGCGCTGATCGCAGCGGGCGCCAGGGTGATCGCCACCGGCCGCTCGGATGAGCGACTCGCGGCGCTTCGGGATGCGGGGGCGCAGACCGAGATCGCCGACGCCACCTCGTTCGGCGAGATGACCGCCCTGGCCGAGCGGCTCGGCCCGGTCGACGCGGTGATCCCGCTCGTCGGCGGCTGGCGCGGCGGCGGCGGGCTCGCCGGGCAGAGCGATGAGGACTTCGACGCGCTGCTGCCCGCTCTGCAGGCGGTGCGCGCGACGAGTCGCGCTTTCGACGCGGCGATCAAGGCGTCGGATGCCGGCCGCTTCGCGATCGTGTCGTCGACCGCCGTCGCGCGCCCGCTTGCGGGCGGGGCGAACTACGCAGCCATGAAGGCCGCGAGCGAGGCGTGGACGCGCGCCGTCGCGCAGGGCTACGCCAAGGCGGCACGGGATGCCGGCGACGATCTGCGCGCGGCATCCGTCGTCTTCCGCGCTGAAGGCGCGCTGCAGGCCGACGCTTTGTCGGGGGCGGTGGTGGCGCTGTGGGATCGGGATGCCGCCGCGCTGAACGACACGGTGGTCACGCTCGGCTGA